One Deinococcus aestuarii DNA segment encodes these proteins:
- the dnaX gene encoding DNA polymerase III subunit gamma/tau yields the protein MSAIYQRARPIRWDQVVGQEHVKDVLRAALEQGRVGHAYLFSGPRGVGKTTTARLIAMTANCTGPLPKPCGECESCMSVRNGSHPDVLEIDAASNNSVDDVRDLREKVGLAAMRGGRKIYILDEAHMMSRAAFNALLKTLEEPPTHVIFILATTEPEKIIPTILSRCQHYRFRRLTPEEIAGKLAGIVEREGVRAESEALHLIGRLADGAMRDGESLLERMLAAGTAVTRAGVEDALGLPPGERVRGIAASLVLGEAGAAIQGAAALYREGFAARTVVEGLVAALADALHAELGLEGERLEGADVPRLLKLQAALDEQEARFARSADGLSLELALTHALLAADAGGGAAAVGAGTASVPADVTARLARLEREVAGLRSAGVQPPAANGGPPPDPGARRPPAPEEAPAPTRTAPTPSPAPVQGTAPQGNWADVVRQATMQLRAFLKPARTHAEPGYVSLTYDEKSAFHAKQVAGKFGEVGALVLKVFGPVTFELIAPEGGRKVRLGGGDGGPDGGGGGGVPAPVPPSDAAPTPARAQPAPPADPGPELPAFEPTPRPRASRGPDLAPLDRPASPQAQPGPQPSRTTPRASAATLDPPPASAPLRPAPPPSPDDVAPAPLPTAAPAPWDEEHAADPPPAPADAQAGDRVPPEGARAELYIVEAVTEEPDWGEIGGAVEGPPPTLDDAPFAGLVPERPAPSPRPASRPAQAAAPASTRPGDIRAHPMYEEIKTRFSGRVREIGKNRNPQPAAPEGDEGDET from the coding sequence GTGAGCGCCATCTACCAGCGCGCCCGCCCCATCCGCTGGGATCAGGTCGTGGGCCAGGAGCATGTCAAGGACGTGCTGCGCGCCGCCCTGGAGCAGGGGCGGGTCGGGCACGCCTACCTCTTCTCCGGGCCGCGCGGGGTGGGCAAGACGACCACCGCCCGCCTGATCGCCATGACGGCGAACTGCACCGGGCCGCTGCCCAAGCCCTGCGGCGAGTGCGAGTCGTGCATGAGCGTGAGAAACGGCTCTCACCCTGACGTGCTGGAGATCGACGCGGCGAGCAACAACAGTGTGGACGACGTGCGCGATCTGCGCGAAAAGGTCGGGCTGGCGGCCATGCGCGGCGGCCGGAAGATCTACATCCTCGACGAGGCGCACATGATGAGCCGGGCGGCCTTCAATGCCCTGCTCAAGACGCTGGAGGAGCCGCCCACCCACGTCATCTTCATCCTGGCGACGACCGAGCCGGAAAAGATCATCCCCACCATCCTCAGTAGATGCCAGCACTACCGCTTCCGCCGCCTGACCCCCGAGGAGATCGCCGGGAAGCTCGCGGGCATCGTGGAGCGCGAGGGCGTGCGGGCCGAGTCCGAAGCTCTGCACCTGATCGGTCGCCTCGCCGACGGGGCGATGCGCGACGGCGAGAGCCTGCTCGAACGGATGCTCGCGGCGGGGACGGCGGTCACGCGCGCCGGGGTGGAGGACGCCCTGGGCCTGCCGCCCGGCGAGCGGGTGCGGGGCATCGCCGCCTCGCTCGTGCTGGGGGAGGCGGGCGCGGCGATCCAGGGGGCCGCCGCCCTCTACCGCGAGGGCTTTGCCGCCCGCACCGTGGTCGAGGGGCTGGTCGCCGCCCTGGCCGACGCGCTGCACGCCGAACTGGGCTTGGAGGGCGAGCGGCTGGAGGGGGCGGACGTGCCGAGGCTGCTCAAATTGCAGGCCGCTCTCGACGAGCAGGAGGCCCGCTTCGCCCGCTCGGCGGACGGGCTGAGCCTGGAGCTGGCCCTGACGCACGCGCTCCTCGCCGCCGACGCGGGGGGAGGGGCAGCGGCGGTGGGCGCGGGGACGGCCAGCGTGCCCGCCGACGTGACGGCCCGCCTCGCCCGGCTGGAGCGGGAGGTGGCGGGCCTGCGCTCTGCCGGGGTGCAGCCGCCCGCCGCGAACGGGGGACCTCCCCCCGACCCGGGGGCTCGCCGCCCGCCCGCCCCGGAAGAAGCTCCGGCGCCGACCCGGACGGCCCCCACGCCGTCTCCCGCCCCGGTTCAGGGCACCGCGCCACAGGGCAACTGGGCGGACGTGGTGCGGCAGGCGACGATGCAGCTTCGGGCTTTCCTCAAGCCCGCCCGCACCCACGCCGAGCCCGGGTACGTCAGCCTGACCTACGACGAGAAGAGTGCTTTCCACGCCAAGCAGGTGGCGGGCAAGTTCGGCGAGGTGGGGGCGTTGGTGCTCAAGGTGTTCGGCCCGGTGACCTTCGAGCTGATCGCGCCCGAGGGGGGCCGCAAGGTCCGGCTGGGTGGCGGCGACGGTGGCCCGGACGGGGGAGGGGGAGGCGGCGTTCCGGCCCCCGTGCCCCCGTCCGACGCGGCGCCCACCCCCGCCCGGGCCCAGCCCGCGCCGCCCGCCGACCCCGGCCCGGAGCTGCCCGCCTTCGAGCCCACCCCCCGCCCGCGCGCCAGCCGTGGCCCGGACCTGGCGCCGCTGGACCGTCCCGCCTCTCCCCAGGCCCAGCCGGGGCCCCAGCCCAGCCGGACCACGCCCCGTGCCTCGGCGGCAACCCTCGACCCGCCGCCCGCCTCCGCCCCCCTGCGCCCCGCCCCGCCGCCCAGTCCGGACGACGTGGCGCCCGCGCCGCTGCCCACGGCGGCCCCGGCCCCCTGGGACGAGGAGCACGCCGCCGACCCGCCGCCCGCCCCCGCCGATGCACAGGCGGGTGACCGGGTGCCGCCCGAGGGGGCGCGCGCCGAGCTCTACATCGTCGAGGCCGTGACCGAGGAGCCCGACTGGGGCGAGATCGGCGGCGCGGTGGAGGGCCCACCCCCCACCCTCGACGACGCGCCCTTTGCGGGCCTCGTGCCCGAACGGCCCGCGCCGTCGCCGCGCCCCGCCTCCCGTCCGGCCCAGGCGGCGGCCCCGGCGAGCACGCGTCCCGGCGACATCCGCGCCCACCCCATGTACGAGGAGATCAAAACCCGCTTTTCCGGCCGCGTGCGCGAGATCGGCAAGAACCGCAACCCCCAGCCCGCGGCCCCCGAGGGCGACGAGGGCGACGAGACCTGA
- a CDS encoding SRPBCC family protein yields the protein MGPYGRGMGAGALAGVGYGLLVYLWLHRLNGDVGVMVSTYLFAVPFALAVLSAQFVPPPGPRAPAAPSEEGPDPWGDPPLPRPQRFPPLAEAVLISFTTITTFLVVATVTGFEGVLCAFLAAPAMYVVALPGALLGLGLRTLWRRARTGALLLTLGLPALLGPLEQARPLPGEYRTVTNDVLIQAPPQAVWRQIRSVPRIEDREIHAGWAHLIGLPRPREAILDRDGVGAVRVAIFDGGLSFRETVTDWEEGQRLSFRIRAQDPGGLDPHVRVGGRFFDVLSGTYTLEEVAPGVTLLHLSSTQRVSTHFNGYTAFFTQAIMHDLQRTILEVVRDRAQGRGAGMVAAR from the coding sequence ATGGGACCTTACGGGCGGGGCATGGGGGCGGGCGCACTCGCGGGGGTGGGGTACGGGCTGCTCGTGTACCTGTGGCTCCACCGCCTGAACGGGGACGTGGGCGTGATGGTCTCGACCTACCTGTTCGCCGTGCCGTTCGCACTGGCGGTCCTGTCGGCGCAGTTCGTCCCGCCGCCCGGACCCCGGGCTCCCGCTGCGCCGAGCGAGGAGGGGCCGGACCCGTGGGGAGACCCCCCCCTGCCCCGTCCCCAGAGGTTCCCTCCCCTCGCCGAGGCCGTGCTGATCTCGTTCACCACCATCACGACCTTCCTGGTGGTGGCGACCGTCACGGGCTTCGAGGGGGTGCTGTGCGCGTTTCTGGCCGCCCCCGCCATGTACGTGGTGGCCCTCCCCGGCGCGCTGCTGGGTCTGGGTCTGCGCACCCTGTGGCGGCGGGCCCGCACGGGCGCTCTGCTGCTGACGCTGGGGCTCCCCGCCCTGCTGGGTCCGCTGGAGCAGGCTCGCCCCCTGCCCGGCGAGTACCGCACGGTCACGAACGACGTGCTCATCCAGGCCCCGCCGCAGGCCGTGTGGCGCCAGATTCGCAGCGTCCCGCGCATCGAGGACCGCGAGATTCACGCCGGGTGGGCGCACCTGATCGGCCTCCCCCGCCCGCGCGAGGCGATCCTCGACCGGGACGGGGTGGGCGCCGTGCGGGTCGCCATCTTCGACGGCGGCCTGAGCTTCCGGGAAACCGTGACCGACTGGGAGGAGGGCCAACGGCTCTCGTTTCGCATCCGGGCGCAGGACCCGGGCGGTCTCGATCCCCACGTCCGCGTCGGCGGGCGCTTTTTCGACGTGCTGAGCGGCACCTACACGCTGGAGGAGGTCGCCCCCGGCGTCACCCTCCTGCACCTCAGCTCCACCCAGCGGGTGAGCACGCACTTCAACGGGTACACCGCCTTCTTCACGCAGGCGATCATGCACGACCTCCAGCGCACCATCCTCGAAGTGGTTCGGGACCGGGCGCAGGGCCGGGGCGCGGGCATGGTGGCGGCCCGTTAA
- a CDS encoding CinA family nicotinamide mononucleotide deamidase-related protein, with the protein MLLAEIISVGTELLLGEIVDSNAAYLARELAARGVHLHRKSVIGDNLNRIAEGVRLALSRADLVILGGGLGPTDDDLTREAIAAVMNETPEVDPELLAWLEGLFTSRGRVMPEINRKQAWLIPSAEALPNAVGTAPGWFVRTGGKIVVALPGPPREMQRMWRDQVLPRLPLPDHALYAVTVHTQGIGEGNVAELLGELTRQANPSVATYARRTGVDVRVAASAPTLDEARALAAPVLETVRTGLARWTWGEDDDTLAGAVTRALGGRTLGVIEAGSGGAVCLSLADEPGFLDAAITEDHARLITLGLTPVTLSAHGVVSEDGARELAAGAREHLGADVGLAVVTATRGEHAGHTYVAISADGVEKVSALNWPGDAGQVRERAATAALALAFRALRPREVGSAGGNA; encoded by the coding sequence ATGCTGCTAGCAGAAATTATCAGCGTGGGGACGGAGCTGCTGCTCGGCGAGATCGTCGACAGCAACGCGGCTTACCTTGCGCGGGAACTCGCGGCACGTGGGGTCCATCTGCACCGCAAGTCCGTCATCGGCGACAACCTGAACCGGATCGCGGAGGGCGTCCGCCTCGCCCTGTCCCGCGCCGACCTCGTGATCCTCGGCGGCGGCCTCGGCCCCACCGACGACGACCTCACCCGCGAGGCCATCGCCGCCGTCATGAATGAGACGCCCGAGGTGGATCCCGAGCTGCTGGCGTGGCTGGAGGGTTTATTTACCTCCCGGGGCCGCGTGATGCCCGAGATCAACCGTAAGCAGGCGTGGCTGATCCCGAGCGCGGAGGCGCTGCCCAACGCGGTCGGCACCGCGCCCGGCTGGTTCGTGCGGACGGGCGGCAAGATCGTCGTCGCCCTGCCCGGCCCGCCCCGCGAGATGCAGAGGATGTGGCGCGATCAGGTCCTTCCCCGCCTGCCCCTGCCCGACCACGCCCTGTACGCCGTCACCGTCCACACCCAGGGCATCGGCGAGGGCAACGTGGCGGAATTGCTCGGCGAGCTGACCCGGCAGGCCAACCCGAGCGTCGCCACCTACGCGCGGCGGACGGGAGTGGACGTGCGTGTGGCGGCGAGCGCGCCCACCCTGGACGAGGCGCGGGCCCTCGCCGCCCCCGTGCTGGAGACGGTGAGGACGGGGCTCGCCCGCTGGACGTGGGGTGAGGACGACGACACCCTCGCCGGGGCCGTCACCCGCGCCCTGGGTGGCCGCACCCTCGGCGTGATCGAGGCGGGGAGCGGCGGCGCCGTGTGCCTCTCCCTCGCGGACGAGCCCGGCTTTCTCGACGCGGCGATCACCGAGGACCACGCGCGGCTGATCACGCTGGGACTCACGCCCGTCACCCTCAGCGCCCACGGCGTCGTCAGCGAGGACGGGGCGCGCGAACTGGCGGCGGGGGCGCGGGAGCACCTGGGGGCGGACGTGGGGCTCGCCGTCGTAACCGCCACGCGCGGTGAGCACGCCGGACACACCTACGTCGCCATCAGCGCGGACGGGGTGGAGAAGGTCAGCGCCCTCAACTGGCCCGGGGACGCCGGACAGGTGCGCGAGCGGGCCGCCACCGCCGCCCTCGCCCTCGCGTTCCGGGCACTGCGACCGCGGGAAGTGGGCTCGGCGGGGGGGAACGCATGA
- the thpR gene encoding RNA 2',3'-cyclic phosphodiesterase — protein sequence MSRPTRIKLGKTSRLRPQVGTTSVEEPETVPQPQEAAPAPRPQRPPRQEDGHEGQSRTLRMFYAFKVPSDVAAPLAEAQRHLKGNWRPVRADQFHVTLAYLPSVPPERVTDLKRLGAALTQDVPPLHIRLRGTGYFPNEGSPRVWFVKVEAEGLDALADGLRQGLRDLGIQTDDLPFRAHITLARKKGPAPRIAPLTFDLGWQAGNAALIRSTLRKTGPIYDTESTFRLRGEAGTAGPETVATSPPHPNPLPLGEREQDHDTPSIPTEETP from the coding sequence ATGAGTCGCCCCACGAGGATCAAGCTCGGGAAGACGAGCAGGCTGCGCCCTCAGGTGGGAACCACGTCTGTCGAGGAACCCGAGACCGTGCCGCAGCCGCAGGAAGCCGCGCCCGCTCCTCGTCCTCAGCGACCCCCCCGACAGGAAGACGGGCACGAGGGGCAGAGCCGCACCCTCCGCATGTTCTACGCCTTCAAGGTTCCCAGCGACGTGGCCGCTCCCCTCGCCGAGGCGCAGCGGCACCTGAAGGGCAACTGGCGCCCCGTGCGCGCCGACCAGTTCCACGTCACCCTCGCCTACCTGCCGAGCGTGCCACCGGAGCGGGTGACGGACCTCAAACGCCTCGGCGCGGCGCTGACGCAGGACGTACCTCCGCTCCATATTCGGCTGCGCGGCACCGGGTACTTCCCCAACGAGGGCAGCCCCCGCGTCTGGTTCGTGAAGGTGGAGGCGGAGGGGCTGGACGCGCTCGCCGATGGATTGCGTCAGGGTCTCCGGGACCTCGGCATCCAGACGGACGACCTCCCCTTCCGGGCCCACATCACCCTCGCGCGGAAGAAGGGTCCGGCGCCGCGCATCGCTCCCCTCACCTTTGACCTGGGCTGGCAGGCGGGGAACGCGGCGTTGATCCGCAGCACCCTCCGTAAGACCGGCCCGATCTACGACACCGAGAGCACCTTTCGGCTGAGGGGGGAGGCGGGGACGGCAGGACCGGAGACGGTCGCCACGTCGCCCCCTCACCCCAACCCTCTCCCACTCGGGGAGAGGGAGCAGGACCACGACACGCCATCTATCCCCACAGAGGAGACGCCATGA